From Ipomoea triloba cultivar NCNSP0323 chromosome 5, ASM357664v1, the proteins below share one genomic window:
- the LOC116021087 gene encoding 60S ribosomal protein L36-2-like, with amino-acid sequence MAPKQANSGLFVGLNRGHVVTKKELAPRPSDRKGKTSKRIHFVKSLIREVAGFAPYEKRITELLKVGKDKRALKVAKRKLGTHKRAKRKREEMSSVLRKMRATGGGDKKK; translated from the exons ATGGCACCGAAACAGGCTAATTCTGGGCTGTTTGTTGGACTGAACAGAGGACATGTTGTGACCAAGAAGGAATTAGCACCACGGCCCTCTGATCGGAAAGGC AAAACAAGCAAAAGAATCCATTTCGTGAAGAGCCTGATCAGGGAAGTTGCTGGATTTGCTCCATATGAGAAGAGGATCACTGAGCTTCTTAAAGTTGGGAAGGACAAGCGTGCTTTGAAGGTAGCCAAGCGAAAGTTGGGTACTCACAAGAGGGCTAAGAGGAAGAGAGAGGAGATGTCTAGTGTTCTCCGAAAGATGAG GGCTACTGGAGGTGGTGACAAGAAGAAATAA